A genomic region of Raphanus sativus cultivar WK10039 chromosome 6, ASM80110v3, whole genome shotgun sequence contains the following coding sequences:
- the LOC108832454 gene encoding cytochrome c1 1, heme protein, mitochondrial produces the protein MVGGGVIQQILRRKLHSQSAATPVLSWFASKKVHEDAAASSSGVRALALLGAGVTGLLSFSTVASADEAEHGLACPDYPWPHDGILSSYDHASIRRGHQVYQQVCASCHSMSLISYRDLVGVAYTEEEAKAMAAEIEVVDGPNDEGEMFTRPGKLSDRLPQPYANESAARFANGGAYPPDLSLITKARHNGQNYVFALLTGYRDPPAGISIREGLHYNPYFPGGAIAMPKMLNDEAVEYEDGVPATEAQMGKDVVSFLSWAAEPEMEERKLMGFKWIFLLSLALLQAAYYRRLKWSVLKSRKLVLDVVN, from the exons ATGGTTGGAGGAGGAGTTATCCAGCAAATTCTCAGGAGGAAGCTTCACTCCCAATCAGCC GCAACTCCTGTCCTGTCGTGGTTTGCTTCGAAGAAAGTTCACGAGGATGCTGCTGCCTCGTCTTCTGGTGTGAGAGCACTTGCTCTCTTGGGTGCTGGAGTTACAGGGCTGTTGAGTTTCTCCACGGTTGCATCTGCTGATGAGGCCGAGCATGGGTTGGCGTGTCCGGACTACCCTTGGCCTCATGATGGCATTCTCAGCTCTTATGACCACGCTTC GATCCGTCGTGGGCATCAAGTTTATCAGCAAGTCTGTGCTTCTTGCCATTCCATGTCTCTCATCTCATACCGAGATTTGGTGGGTGTTGCCTACACTGAGGAAGAGGCCAAAGCAATGGCGGCTGAAATCGAGGTTGTTGATGGTCCTAATGACGAGGGTGAGATGTTCACCCGTCCTGGCAAACTCAGTGACCGCTTGCCTCAGCCTTATGCTAATGAATCAGCTGCAAGGTTTGCTAATGGTGGAGCTTATCCTCCTGATCTTAGTCTTATCACTAAG GCACGTCACAACGGTCAAAACTACGTCTTTGCTCTTCTGACTGGTTACCGCGATCCTCCTGCTGGCATTTCA ATTAGAGAGGGGTTACACTACAATCCTTATTTCCCTGGGGGAGCAATTGCTATGCCGAAAATGCTCAATGATGAAGCTGTTGAGTATGAAGATGGTGTCCCCGCCACAGAGGCTCAG ATGGGTAAAGATGTTGTGTCATTCTTGTCTTGGGCAGCTGAACCAGAAATGGAAGAGAGGAAATTG atggGATTCAAATGGATATTCCTACTATCTCTTGCACTGCTCCAAGCAGCATACTACAGGCGACTCAAATGGTCCGTTCTCAAGTCCCGCAAGCTGGTCCTCGACGTGGTGAACTAA
- the LOC108832455 gene encoding uncharacterized protein LOC108832455: MNQDELLGTLSYAGKAQDKVSIDTLMLRYRPIAPKPTTGQPCDDNKTSSYGMSKRTKRKYVRVSKNNNITCRRKNRSDVSDHREQAGAVTLQLMPEKSVLTGDSTPLDQDSLDPLVKTITGEETRETNTWTMFNGGFTAEVETWVTVESVTGVSDGSSSFHTVECTDVEMVDNLSKDTCPSFVSDASNRVVWVNEAYRRNVSGEDPSLTDVTVWLVMEESTVGMMYCNYRAFTCRVRMQYTCRETKYTKTVPCDVWKMEFGGFAWRLDTTAALTLWL; encoded by the coding sequence atgAATCAAGATGAGTTGTTAGGAACGCTAAGTTACGCCGGCAAGGCGCAGGATAAGGTTTCCATCGACACTCTCATGCTCCGGTACCGTCCGATCGCTCCAAAACCAACAACTGGTCAGCCATGCGATGACAACAAGACCTCATCATACGGTATGAGCAAACGAACCAAACGAAAGTACGTTAGGGTTTCAAAGAATAATAACATCACGTGTCGAAGAAAGAACAGATCTGACGTGTCTGATCATCGAGAACAAGCTGGAGCCGTGACACTGCAACTCATGCCGGAAAAGTCAGTTCTCACAGGCGACTCCACGCCGTTAGATCAAGATAGTCTCGATCCGTTGGTGAAAACGATAACCGGAGAGGAAACACGAGAAACCAACACGTGGACCATGTTTAACGGCGGCTTCACGGCGGAGGTAGAGACGTGGGTGACGGTGGAGTCCGTTACTGGCGTATCTGACGGTAGTTCTAGTTTTCATACAGTGGAGTGTACGGACGTTGAGATGGTGGATAACCTAAGTAAGGACACGTGTCCATCGTTCGTATCTGATGCCTCGAACCGAGTGGTGTGGGTAAACGAGGCTTACCGGAGAAATGTTTCCGGTGAAGATCCGTCGTTGACGGATGTTACGGTGTGGTTGGTGATGGAGGAGTCGACGGTGGGGATGATGTATTGCAACTACAGAGCATTCACGTGTAGGGTGAGGATGCAGTACACGTGTCGGGAAACAAAGTACACCAAAACGGTGCCGTGTGATGTGTGGAAAATGGAGTTTGGTGGCTTTGCATGGAGGCTAGATACAACGGCTGCTCTCACTCTCTGGCTTTGA
- the LOC130497088 gene encoding TLC domain-containing protein At5g14285-like, with the protein MDSITSFKDLPFFFSLFLFVYLLGYLYLFRRWTPSSRPLASSCLISLLHGVSAVYLAANALLSDPNRGFSSPNTRSQNSVLDFSSAYFLADLLHLAVFPSPAGGDELFAAHHAAVLFVFLTCRYLVAHGACALLALLIVAEATSACQNSWTLADARGPDAPLAASLHRFVTVPFYASYSVCRCVLAPLLIVKMTWFYVSGGADGVIPRWVWVSWTVVIVVAVTVSILWIWNLWVLFFKEKINSKIAKKIQ; encoded by the coding sequence ATGGATTCAATCACAAGTTTCAAGGATCTACCATTCTTCTTCTCACTCTTCCTCTTCGTCTACCTTCTCGGCTACTTATACCTCTTCCGCCGATGGACCCCATCCTCTCGTCCCTTAGCCTCCAGCTGCCTAATCTCCCTCCTCCACGGCGTCTCCGCCGTCTACCTCGCCGCTAACGCCCTCCTCTCCGACCCCAACCGCGGCTTCTCCTCCCCCAACACCCGGTCACAGAACTCCGTCCTCGACTTCAGCTCCGCCTATTTCCTCGCCGATCTCCTCCACCTCGCCGTCTTTCCCTCTCCCGCCGGCGGAGACGAGCTCTTCGCCGCACACCACGCCGCCGTCCTCTTCGTCTTCCTCACGTGCCGCTACCTCGTCGCCCACGGCGCGTGCGCTCTCCTCGCCCTCCTCATCGTCGCCGAGGCGACCAGCGCGTGCCAGAACTCGTGGACGCTCGCAGACGCGCGCGGCCCCGACGCTCCCCTCGCGGCGAGTCTGCACCGTTTCGTTACGGTGCCGTTTTACGCGTCGTACAGCGTTTGTAGGTGCGTTCTGGCGCCGTTGCTTATCGTTAAGATGACGTGGTTTTACGTCAGTGGAGGAGCCGATGGCGTCATACCGAGATGGGTTTGGGTGTCGTGGACCGTCGTTATTGTCGTTGCCGTTACCGTTAGTATTCTTTGGATTTGGAATTTGTGGGTACTATtcttcaaagaaaaaataaattctaaaattgctaaaaagattcaataa